The Tripterygium wilfordii isolate XIE 37 chromosome 4, ASM1340144v1, whole genome shotgun sequence genome has a window encoding:
- the LOC119996552 gene encoding auxin efflux carrier component 2-like: MITGKDIYDVLAAIVPLYVAMFLAYGSVRWWKIFTPDQCSGINRFVAVFAVPLLSFHFISSNDPYAMNYRFIAADSLQKLVVLVALFLWNALSKRGNLEWVITLFSLSTLPNTLVMGIPLLKAMYGDFSGSLMVQIVVLQSVIWYTLMLFLFEYRGAMLLITEQFPETAGSITSFRVDSDVVSLNGREPLQADAEIGDDGKLHVVVRRSTASSMVSSFNKSHMTSLTPRASNLTGVEIYSVQSSREPTPRASSFNQNDFYAMFSKAPSPKHGYTNSFQGGGGGDVYSLQSSKGPTPRTSNFDEEMLKVGKRRGGRSMSGELFNGGGGGNNFISSYHPPNPFFTGGSTSGGGGGIPKKKKENGGSLPPNKELHMFVWSSSASPVSEGNPKHTANRASSNDFSVTDPSKPENAASKAMSELIQKMSPGRKVKEVDTEEGLKSQAKNNGSPYGKKVVDMEEDRSKKAQMPPASVMTRLILIMVWRKLIRNPNTYSSLLGLIWSFVSFRWNIEMPKIVRGSISILSDAGLGMAMFSLGLFMALQPKIIASGKSVAMFSMAVRFLTGPAVIAATSIAVGLRGVLLHVAIVQAALPQGIVPFVFAKEYNVHADILSTAVIFGMLVALPVTIMYYVLLGL; this comes from the exons ATGATTACTGGTAAGGACATATACGATGTTCTTGCAGCGATTGTGCCACTATATGTTGCTATGTTTCTAGCATATGGATCGGTCCGGTGGTGGAAAATCTTTACGCCCGATCAATGCTCTGGCATTAACCGTTTCGTGGCTGTTTTCGCCGTTCCTTTACTTTCTTTCCATTTCATCTCCTCCAATGATCCTTACGCCATGAATTACCGCTTCATTGCTGCTGATTCCCTCCAAAAGCTAGTTGTTCTTGTTGCTTTGTTTCTCTGGAACGCTCTGAGCAAACGCGGGAATCTTGAGTGGGTGATCACTCTTTTTTCCCTctcaacactcccaaacactcTTGTGATGGGAATCCCTCTTTTGAAAGCAATGTATGGCGATTTCTCTGGTAGTCTAATGGTTCAAATTGTGGTTCTTCAGAGTGTGATTTGGTACACTCTCATGCTCTTCTTGTTCGAATACAGAGGAGCTATGTTACTTATCACTGAACAATTCCCTGAGACAGCCGGTTCCATCACTTCCTTTCGAGTTGATTCTGATGTTGTATCATTGAACGGACGCGAGCCTTTGCAGGCGGATGCTGAGATTGGCGACGATGGGAAGCTCCATGTGGTGGTGAGAAGATCAACTGCATCATCAATGGTGTCTTCATTTAATAAGTCTCATATGACTTCACTGACACCAAGAGCATCGAATCTCACTGGCGTGGAGATCTATTCGGTTCAATCTTCGCGAGAACCAACACCGAGAGCTTCCAGCTTTAACCAGAATGACTTTTACGCCATGTTCAGCAAGGCACCAAGTCCAAAACATGGATACACAAATAGCTTTCaaggcggtggtggtggtgatgtttATTCATTACAATCATCAAAAGGACCAACGCCAAGGACTTCAAATTTTGATGAGGAAATGTTGAAGGTTGGAAAGAGAAGGGGAGGGAGGAGTATGAGTGGAgagttattcaatggtggtggtggtggtaacaattttatttcttcatATCACCCTCCGAATCCATTTTTCACTGGTGGGTCTaccagtggtggtggtggtggaatacccaagaagaagaaagaaaatggtgGTTCATTGCCTCCTAACAAGGAGCTTCACATGTTTGTGTGGAGTTCAAGTGCTTCACCAGTCTCCGAAGGGAATCCGAAACACACAGCTAATAGAGCTTCGTCCAATGATTTTAGTGTCACTGATCCCTCCAAACCTGAAAATGCTGCTTCAAAAG CAATGAGTGAGTTGATTCAAAAGATGAGCCCTGGAAGGAAAGTGAAGGAGGTGGACACAGAGGAGGGATTGAAATCTCAAGCCAAGAACAATGGGTCTCCCTATGGTAAGAAGGTGGTGGACATGGAAGAAGATAGATCAAAGAAGGCCCAAATGCCTCCTGCAAGTGTGATGACTAGGCTTATACTTATCATGGTTTGGAGGAAACTCATAAGAAATCCCAACACTTATTCAAGCCTTTTGGGTCTCATTTGGTCTTTTGTATCTTTCAG ATGGAACATTGAAATGCCAAAAATTGTACGTGGGTCAATATCCATACTATCAGATGCAGGTTTGGGAATGGCCATGTTCAGTCTAGGTTTGTTCATGGCATTGCAACCAAAGATCATAGCATCTGGAAAATCAGTGGCAATGTTTTCAATGGCAGTCAGGTTCTTGACAGGGCCAGCAGTGATTGCAGCAACTTCCATTGCAGTTGGACTCCGTGGTGTTCTCCTACATGTTGCAATTGTTCAAGCTGCTCTTCCACAAGGGATTGTTCCTTTTGTATTTGCAAAGGAGTACAATGTTCATGCTGACATACTTAGCACCGC GGTTATTTTTGGAATGTTGGTTGCCTTGCCCGTTACCATCATGTACTATGTCCTGCTGGGTCTATAA
- the LOC119997858 gene encoding uncharacterized protein LOC119997858, producing MKRRRRIRKRRRREFKATKTFALLLASLLNKPSDSKTLINQCLNQLYRSLPQLKTLPTSFLSLLPLLLHSEETMRQAAGIVGAASLHSIEMNEQIALDGEIVKGLVSVLSSSDREAVLGACNAVLDMSTTSIGRQQLLEFFALEALMFKFLQAPISLMLVSLCIEDHGTVTNFRIGYREDELSILLLEAAIILINACIIEKLENIPRKLYDCFLVFLKELWAKVHNQMLLGNTLKHSLDGGFHLSDIRASNLAESIFRLSVNDNKLSPLSSEAVKRGFFGLGESSFETFMLQHWEAKPFLTQRLSGSLIEDNDIFSSVAESLHFKLSTRCFLSSILQNLVSCMPISSDEVDICSFLKGVGNNLGCPVIYQQDIRVVRTEKHSKIEVHFFSDDSEECCPMASHVFSINDILKCEEAYKKGYTIALRGMEFRFKSIAAIADGLASLFGQPSAGANLYLTPANSQGLACHYDDHCVFVCQLFGTKRWTVSSQPTVHLPRLYDHVGNLHALGVEHSTVPCEQFLVREGDILYIPRGFSHKACTDDGSAEFSLHLTFGIEVEPPFEWEGFAHIALYCWNQTQRPIHSTSLESLSEVVHVMSMNLLHAMISFIGERETDPTFRKACLAAALPSALDTNGWLALNQKAIFCHLIDKISKDSRFSEVLRSMEVAMQKNEDPFQRISWLQFLNPEREIAEEHRWNINFMESGELFPIYVQNKVEAEASFMKIKSKFCREITFENVIESYKILLDKYKKARQHYMNGMLSLHCKSD from the exons ATGAAGAGAAGACGCCGAATCcgaaaacgaagaagaagagaattcAAAGCAACCAAAACCTTTGCTCTGTTACTGGCTTCCCTCCTCAACAAACCCTCCGATTCTAAAACCTTAATCAACCAGTGCTTAAACCAGCTTTATCGCTCGCTTCCCCAACTAAAAACCCTCCCTACTTCCTTCCTCTCCCTCCTCCCTCTCCTCCTTCACTCCGA GGAGACCATGCGTCAAGCTGCAGGAATTGTTGGGGCGGCATCGCTGCACTCGATTGAGATGAATGAACAGATTGCTTTGGATGGTGAGATTGTCAAGGGTTTGGTGTCGGTTTTGTCTAGTTCCGATAGGGAAGCTGTTTTAGGGGCGTGCAATGCTGTTCTGGATATGTCTACTACGTCCATCGGGCGACAGCAGTTACTCGAATTCTTTGCTTTGGAAGCTCTTAT GTTTAAATTTCTTCAGGCTCCTATATCTTTGATGCTGGTATCTCTTTGCATTGAAGACCATGGAACTGTTACCAATTTCAGGATAGGATATAGAGAAGATGAACTTTCGATCTTACTTCTGGAAGCAGCGATTATTCTCATTAACGCATGCATCATTGAGAAATTGGAAAATATCCCAAGGAAGCTTTATgattgttttttggtttttctgaAAGAGCTATGGGCAAAGGTGCATAATCAAATGCTTCTTGGGAATACTTTGAAACACAGTCTAGATGGGGGTTTTCATTTAAGCGATATTAGGGCTAGTAATCTGGCAGAAAGCATTTTTAGGCTCTCTGTAAATGACAATAAACTTAGTCCATTGTCATCTGAGGCCGTTAAAAGAGGCTTTTTTGGCTTGGGCGAGTCTAGTTTTGAAACTTTCATGCTACAGCACTGGGAGGCAAAACCATTCCTTACACAAAGGCTATCAGGGTCTTTAATTGAGGACAATGATATCTTTAGCTCTGTTGCAGAATCCTTACATTTTAAGCTATCAACTCGTTGCTTTCTTTCATCCATTCTTCAAAATCTGGTTTCTTGTATGCCTATTTCTTCAGATGAAGTAGACATTTGTAGTTTCCTTAAGGGGGTGGGAAATAACCTGGGTTGTCCTGTAATCTATCAACAGGACATACGGGTAGTAAGAACCGAGAAGCACTCGAAAATAGAGGTGCATTTCTTTAGTGATGATTCAGAAGAATGCTGCCCCATGGCTTCTCATGTTTTCTCTATCAATGATATTCTTAAATGTGAAGAAGCATATAAAAAAGGTTATACAATTGCTTTGCGTGGCATGGAGTTCCGCTTCAAGAGTATTGCTGCTATTGCCGATGGATTAGCATCTTTATTTGGTCAACCTTCTGCTGGTGCCAATTTATACTTGACACCGGCCAATTCTCAGGGTTTGGCTTGTCACTATGATGATCACTGTGTGTTTGTATGCCAACTATTTGGAACTAAGAGGTGGACAGTCTCTTCTCAGCCGACCGTGCATTTACCTCGCTTGTATGATCATGTCGGCAACCTTCATGCATTAGGTGTCGAGCATTCGACAGTCCCATGTGAGCAATTCCTGGTAAGGGAGGGTGATATTTTGTATATTCCAAGAGGCTTCTCTCACAAGGCATGTACCGATGATGGTTCTGCTGAGTTTTCATTACACCTCACTTTCGGCATAGAGGTTGAACCTCCATTTGA GTGGGAGGGATTTGCTCATATTGCTCTGTATTGTTGGAATCAGACCCAAAGACCAATTCATTCTACTTCTTTGGAGTCATTGTCTGAGGTTGTACACGTCATGTCTATGAATCTGTTGCACGCTATGATTTCGTTTATTGGTGAACGTGAGACTGATCCAACCTTCAGGAAGGCTTGTTTGGCTGCTGCACTTCCTTCTGCTCTCGACACCAATGGCTGGCTTGCTTTGAACCAGAAAGCCATTTTCTGTCATTTAATTGATAAAATTAGTAAGGATTCTAGgttttcggaagtgctcaggaGCATGGAAGTGGCAATGCAGAAAAATGAAGATCCGTTTCAGCGAATCAGTTGGCTCCAGTTTCTCAATCCAGAGAGGGAAATCGCTGAAGAACATCGTTGGAATATAAATTTCATGGAATCTGGAGAGCTTTTCCCTATATATGTTCAAAACAAAGTCGAGGCAGAGGCTTCATTCATGAAGATAAAGTCAAAATTCTGTCGCGAGATAACGTTTGAGAATGTCATTGAGAGCTATAAGATACTGTTAGACAAGTATAAGAAGGCAAGACAGCATTATATGAATGGAATGCTTTCACTGCACTGTAAGAGTGACTAA
- the LOC119996243 gene encoding transmembrane protein 230, producing the protein MAYVDHAFSISDEDIMIEASYTVNNRPPIKEIALAVGLLVFGTLGMVSGIIMSYNRVGGDRGHGIFFAILGIVLFIPGFYYTRIAYYAYKGYKGFSFSNIPPL; encoded by the exons ATGGCGTACGTGGATCACGCGTTCTCGATTTCCGACGAGGATATCATGATCGAGGCATCTTACACTGTAAACAATCGCCCACCTATCAAGGAGATTGCTCTCGCCGTTGGTCTTCTCGTCTTTGGCACACTCGGAATGGTCTCTGGCATTATCATGTCCTACAATAGGGTCGGCGGTGACCGAGGTCACG GTATTTTCTTCGCGATACTGGGGATAGTCCTTTTCATACCTGGGTTTTATTACACGCGGATTGCATATTATGCTTATAAAGGATATAAAGGCTTCTCTTTCTCCAATATACCTCCTCTGTAG
- the LOC119995990 gene encoding galacturonokinase, whose protein sequence is MGGSTWPSDEELIGIRKIVSEMAGKSTEEVQVVVSPYRICPLGAHIDHQGGTVSAMTINKGILLGFIPSSDKQVVLRSGQFTGEVRFRVDDIQHPRYITQKNGDIYASNTSKPKEESCWEVYARGAVYALQRRENSLTQGIIGYVCGSQGLDSSGLSSSAAVGVAYLLALESANKLSVSPVENIEYDRLIENEYLGLKNGILDQSAILLSSSGCLMCMNCKTKEHKLINTSIPKNPQTEFQDGYKILLAFSGVRQALTSNPGYNRRVAECQDAARFLLHASGNHKADPLLCDVEPEVYETHKSKLEPNLAKRAEHYFTENARVTKGLEAWALGNLKEFGKLISASGLSSIQNYECGSEPLIQLYQILVRTPGIFGARFSGAGFRGCCLAFVDADRAAESATFVDKEYRKLQPVLASQLNLDSTVLICEAGDCARVI, encoded by the exons ATGGGTGGCTCTACTTGGCCTAGTGATGAAGAG TTAATTGGAATAAGGAAGATAGTTTCTGAAATGGCGGGAAAAAGTACGGAGGAAGTACAAGTTGTAGTCTCTCCTTACCGGATATGCCCCTTAGGTGCTCATATTGATCATCAG GGTGGAACTGTGTCAGCAATGACAATTAATAAGGGAATACTCCTGGGGTTTATTCCTTCCAGTGACAAACAG GTTGTTCTGCGCTCTGGGCAGTTTACAGGAGAGGTTAGGTTCAG AGTTGACGACATTCAGCACCCTAGGTATATCACTCAGAAAAATGGTGACATTTATGCAAGTAATACTTCCaaaccaaaagaagaaagttGCTGGGAGGTTTATGCAAGAGGAGCCGTATATGCATTGCAACGTAGGGAGAACTCTCTTACTCAG GGCATCATAGGATACGTCTGTGGTTCTCAGGGTCTTGACAGTTCAGGCCTTAGCTCTTCTGCTGCT GTTGGAGTTGCTTATCTGTTGGCTTTGGAAAGTGCAAATAAATTAAGTGTGTCCCCTGTGGAAAATATCGAATATGATAG GCTGATTGAAAATGAATATTTGGGTCTGAAGAATGGCATATTGGATCAATCTGCAATTTTGCTTTCAAGCTCTGGTTGTCTTATGTGCATGAACTGCAAG ACTAAGGAGCACAAGCTTATTAACACATCAATCCCAAAGAACCCCCAAACTGAGTTCCAAGATGGCTACAAAATACTATTGGCTTTTTCGGGTGTGAGGCAAGCATTGACAAGCAACCCTGGATATAATCGCCGAGTTGCTGAGTGTCAAGATGCTGCAAGATTTCTGCTGCA TGCATCTGGAAACCACAAAGCAGACCCTCTCTTGTGTGATG TTGAACCAGAGGTGTATGAAACTCACAAG AGCAAACTAGAACCCAATCTCGCTAAGAGAGCAGAGCATTATTTTACAGAGAATGCACGGGTTACCAAAG GACTTGAAGCTTGGGCTTTGGGCAACCTGAAGGAGTTTGGAAAGCTTATCTCAGCTTCTGGGCTAAGTTCTATACAGAACTATGAATGTG GATCTGAGCCACTCATACAACTCTACCAAATCCTTGTGAGGACTCCTGGGATTTTTGGAGCAAGGTTCAGCGGTGCTGGCTTTAGAGGATGTTGTCTTGCATTTGTCGATGCAGATCGTGCAGCAGAATCAGCAACTTTTGTCGACAAAGAATATCGTAAGCTCCAGCCTGTGTTGGCAAGCCAGTTGAACCTCGATTCAACTGTATTGATATGTGAGGCCGGAGATTGTGCTCGTGTTATCTGA